A genomic segment from Corythoichthys intestinalis isolate RoL2023-P3 chromosome 2, ASM3026506v1, whole genome shotgun sequence encodes:
- the LOC130929272 gene encoding zinc finger protein GLI2-like has product MEVWSPRETLAPHIFPSFHKPFAMDVHHHEGCHSYHYEPHAVHAIQRPVGLPGRPLISDISLIRLSPTSMATGDSPFTPSHLYVNPHVEHYLHGGPTLSMISAARGLSPPDFSHDHFKDGSLFGLPPPPPTGVSLTREYYQLMASHHSSYGELLKQGTSLAAGAHLPEYMAPFDVSRLTPRLNRKRALSISPLSDASVDFQAMIRSSPSSLVAYINNSRSGSVASSSYGHLSVGGLNSPSLAFPPPISSVAYQHLLALGHAPPLIPPPVAYPGCQPVVGIPSLCSPARTTDLTYQNPCGESLISCTLEPVITKRSKVKPESKASNTLMSKMSGPPQNHRGVSLTPKEDADRDDGKEEPEAMYESNCHWEGCSTEYETQDQLVHHINNDHIHGEKKEFVCRWDECSRDQKPFKAQYMLVVHMRRHTGEKPHKCTFEGCSKAYSRLENLKTHLRSHTGEKPYVCEHEGCNKAFSNASDRAKHQNRTHSNEKPYVCKIPGCTKRYTDPSSLRKHVKTVHGPEAHVTKRQRGDMPPKLPSRDNGENQTLNREEIDKKMTDGNSPTSVGDYKHVKPIKTENSVMQQPRPGGQSLCNSEPTPLGGATDDDSGVEMVAPSRGSLGDFGTLWSLWVMMIPMADKRQVSESRRSSALIHIWSV; this is encoded by the exons ATGGAGGTCTGGAGCCCCCGTGAGACCC TTGCCCCACACATCTTCCCTTCCTTCCACAAGCCCTTCGCTATGGATGTGCACCATCATGAAGGATGCCACTCGTACCATTACGAGCCCCACGCAGTCCATGCTATACAAAG GCCCGTAGGTTTGCCAGGCAGACCCCTCATCTCCGACATCTCCCTGATACGCCTCTCTCCTACATCCATGGCGACTGGTGACTCCCCTTTCACCCCCTCACATTTATACGTCAACCCTCATGTGGAGCACTATCTGCACGGCGGCCCGACACTGTCAATGATCTCAGCAGCTAGAGGCCTCAGTCCCCCTGACT TTTCTCACGACCACTTTAAGGATGGCAGCCTGTTTGGGCTACCACCACCTCCGCCAACTGGGGTGAGTCTGACCAGGGAGTATTATCAATTGATGGCGAGCCACCACAGCTCCTATGGGGAGCTTCTCAAGCAGGGGACGAGCTTAGCGGCCGGGGCCCACTTGCCAGAATACATGGCTCCCTTTGATG TGTCACGGCTGACTCCCAGGCTGAACAGGAAGAGGGCGCTATCCATCTCACCACTGTCCGACGCTAGTGTGGACTTCCAGGCGATGATCCGTAGCTCGCCCAGCTCACTGGTGGCTTACATTAACAACTCCAGGTCTGGCTCGGTGGCAAGCAGCTCGTACGGACACCTGTCGGTCGGAGGGCTTAA CAGCCCGTCCTTGGCCTTCCCCCCTCCCATCAGCTCTGTGGCCTACCAGCATCTGTTGGCTTTGGGCCATGCGCCACCACTCATCCCGCCACCAGTCGCATACCCTGGCTGCCAACCCGTAGTCGGGATCCCCTCCCTGTGTTCCCCCGCCCGTACCACTGACCTGACATACCAG AACCCTTGTGGCGAATCACTCATTAGCTGCACACTTGAACCTGTCATCACCAAAAGGTCAAAGGTTAAACCTGAATCCAAAGCATCAAATACGCTG ATGAGCAAAATGAGCGGACCGCCACAGAACCATCGAGGTGTCTCATTGACGCCGAAGGAGGACGCGGACCGTGACGATGGCAAAGAAGAACCGGAGGCCATGTATGAGTCCAACTGCCACTGGGAGGGCTGCAGCACTGAGTATGAAACGCAAGACCAGTTGGTGCAT CACATCAATAATGATCACATCCATGGGGAGAAGAAAGAATTTGTGTGCCGCTGGGATGAATGTTCTCGGGACCAGAAACCCTTTAAAGCTCAGTACATGTTGGTGGTTCACATGCGACGACACACAGGAGAGAAACCACACAAGTGCACG TTTGAGGGCTGCTCCAAGGCCTACTCCCGTCTGGAAAATCTAAAAACACATCTGCGATCTCATACTGGGGAGAAACCCTACGTGTGTGAGCATGAGGGATGCAACAAGGCCTTTTCCAACGCCTCGGACCGAGCCAAACACCAAAACCGCACACACTCCAATGAG AAACCGTACGTGTGCAAGATCCCGGGCTGCACCAAGCGTTACACCGACCCTAGCTCGCTGAGGAAGCATGTGAAAACGGTCCACGGCCCAGAGGCTCACGTCACCAAAAGGCAGCGTGGCGACATGCCGCCCAAGCTGCCTTCTCGTGACAACGGCGAGAACCAGACCCTGAACAGAGAGGAGATTGATAAGAAGATGACAGACGGCAACTCCCCAACAAGTGTTGGGGACTACAAGCATGTTAAACCGATCAAGACGGAAAACTCTGTG ATGCAGCAGCCCAGACCTGGTGGTCAGTCATTGTGTAACAGCGAACCGACACCACTTGGTGGGGCCACCGACGATGACAGTGGAGTAGAAATGGTGGCGCCGAGCAGAGGAAGCCTGGGGGACTTCGGTACGCTTTGGAGTCTTTGGGTAATGATGATTCCAATGGCGGATAAGCGGCAAGTTTCCGAATCCAGAAGAAGCTCAGCTCTCATCCACATCTGGAGTGTCTGA